The nucleotide sequence CAGTTGCCTGCGAACGCTGATTGGACGGATGGTCGCTCCACTGAACAAGCCCCGCTTCGGCGGGGCTTGTTCGTTCTGGACACTGCGGATCACGCAGGCAAACAACCGCGTAGCGACACGCCATGCGTGTCCCACGCACCGCCCGATTCCCGCGCAAACCCACCGCCATCGCACCTCCTGACACCCTGCTGGACACGCATGGCGTGTCTCTACGCGCATAAACGCATGACGCGTGCACCCCGTTCTTCCTGCAACTCCGTCGCACTTTCGCGAAAACCTGCGCACGTTGCGACACGTTTTAGGCAACGCCTATCGAAGGCGCAATTTCAACAGAAACAATCAACTAGCCATGCCATGCACTGGCGCTCAAGGTAGGCGACGGAGCTTCGAAACTCCGAATGCGTGCAAACTTATGACGTCCCATGTCGGGAGGGTGGCTAATACAAGACCCCTCATCCGGGGAAATACGCCACGCCGTACGCACGCTTCCACGGTTTCGAACCTCCCGGCTCCCTTGCCCTACCGGCAAGGGAGATTTCCCCTTGGAGGACCGCCATGCACATATCACGCCACACCCCGATGTTCCCCGAGCTCGGCATGCCTACGGCCGAACAACCGCGCCACTACACAGTGCGTGCGCACACCTACCCTTGGATGGACACTTTCGACGGCGGCCTCGTGCCCTGCATCGCCGCGCACGGCAGCTGGTTGTACAACGCAGGCTTCAAGCCCGGCGCAAGGGTAACCGTGCAGGCGGTCGAGGGCCGGCTGATCTTCGACCTTGTCGACCCACCGAAGGAACCGCGTAATCGCAAGTGCAACGCGTTCGAAAAGTACATCGCCGACCGCTACGCACCCAGGCCGGGAGAAGTCACCTACTACGAACACCCGGGCCTGCTGGTCCGCGAGCACATCCTCGGCCCCATGGGAGCTTCAACCCTGGACTTCGCCCACGCCATCGGCGTCTCCCAGGACCTGGCCGAATGCTTCCTGGCCGGCGACCACGACGTAGACATGGACCTGGCCGAGCGCCTCGCCCCCTTCGCCAGCACCTCCCAATGGTTCTGGTGGGAACTGCAACAAAAGCACCTCTCCAGGTAGAGGCGGGCCCTGCCCGGCTGCACGCCGACGCGGCAATTCCGATCGGATTTTCCTATCATGGCAATCCCTTCCAACGCTCGCCCGGCCCCGTGCCAGCGACCGCCCCGCTTTCCTGGATGTACAGATGACGCACGACTGGTCCCCCTCCCCCTGGGGCCGACGCCTCTCGCGCTCGCCGGACTGGCGGCTGCGCCGGGTCGATGACCGGTTCGAGCTGACCGTGGATGGGCAGGTCTATTCGCTGGCGGTGAGCGCCTCCAACGCGTGGCGCGTGCAGCGCGGTCCGGTGTGGTCTTCGCTCAGCATCGCCACCGAAGACGGCGACCTGCGGCTGGGCGGCCTTGCCGCCGCCCCGGCGCGCGAACTGGAGGCGCTGTGGGCGGCAAGCGCGCATGCCCACCAGCAGGACCAGCAACTCGGCGACGCCAACGATGCGCTCGCGCGGATCCGCGACTGGCTGGACCAGGTCGATCACGCGCAGGAACTCGCGGATGCACAGCAGCGCTGGTTCACCCTCGAGCAGCAGCAGACACTGCTGGATGCCCGCCCGCGCCTGACGCTGGACGGCGATGCGCTCTGGGCCATCTTCGACGACCCCACCCTGCGCCCGCAGCTGCACGGCGTACCCGCAGCGATCGAAGACGATCTGCAGCGCTGGACAGAGGACTGGGAGGCACAGTGGGCGTCACGCAATGAAGCGCACCTTCAACAGGAACGCGACGCCGTCGCTCCACTGCTGGCCCAGGTCGAACGCAGGCCGCTGAGCGAAGAACAGACCCGCGCTGTACTCAGCTTCGAAAGCCGCATGCTGCTGGTGGCCGCCGCCGGCTCCGGCAAGACCTCGACCATGGTGGCAAAGGCCGCCTACGCCGTGCAGCGTGGCTTGATGGCGCCGGACCAGATCGTGATGCTGGCCTTCAACAAGGAGGCCGCCACCGAACTGCAGCAGCGCACTGCCGCCGCATTCGAACGACTCGGCCTGCCAACAGGCGAGGTCAACGCCTGCACCTTCCACGCGCTGGGTCGGCAGATCATCGGCAAGGTGACCGGCCGCATGCCCGAGGTGCCCTCGTGGGCGGTGGATGCGGCGCAGGGCTTCGACCAGCTGGCCGACATCATCGACCGCCTCAAGGACCGCTCGCTGCATTTCCGTACCCAGTGGGACATGTTCCGGCTGGTGTTCGCACGCGACCTGCCACCGCAGGGCGAAGCCACCCCGGCCGACGGCTGGGACAGCGACGGCAACCGCTACGTGCGCACCCTGCGCGGCGAGCGTGTGGGCAACATCGAAGAGTGCGTGATCGCCGACTGGCTGTTCTACAACGGCGTGGACTACACCTACGAACCGCACCCGGTGCTGGATACCGGTACCGACACCTGGCAGCCCGGCTGCGCGGACTTCTTCTACCCGGGCACCACGCTGTATCACGTGCACCATGCCGACGGCAGTGGTGACAGCACACCGCTACATGCGCGCTCACGCGATGCGGTGCAGCTGCGCACGACCGCCACGCAGCTGCGCAATGGAGACCTGTTCAACGCACTGTCCGAAGCGCTCACCGCGCACGGTCTGGAGCTGGACCCGAACCCGGACCGCGAGCTGCCCGCCGAAGGCGCCAAGCCCATGCCGGACAGCGACCTGATCGGCCTGCTGCGCACCTTCATCAGCCATGCCAAGAGCAACGGGCTGGCCCCTGCCGACCTGGCCGAGCGCCTGCGCGAACTGCCCGAAGACCGGTTCAAGCATCGCTATCGGCTGCTTCTGGAACTGGCCACGCCGATCCTGCACGCCTGGGACGACGCGCTCGCCGCCGAGAACGCCATCGATTTCGAAGACATGCTCAACCAGGCTGCCGAGTACCTGGAACAGGGCCGCTACCAGGCGCCCTACCTGCTGGTGATGGCCGATGAATTCCAGGACGCCTCGCGTGCACGCGCACGGCTGTGCAAGGCGCTGGTGCAGGCGCCGGGGCGGCATCTGTTTGCAGTGGGCGACGACTGGCAGTCGATCAACCGGTTTGCCGGCGCCGACGTGAGCGTGATGACCGGGTTTACCGAGACCTTCGGCCCCTCGCAGGTGCTGCAACTCTCCCAGACCTTCCGCTGCCCGCAGGCGCTATGCGATGCGTCCAGCCGCTTCATCTCGAAGAACCCGGCACAGATCGCCAAGCAGGTTCGCTCTGCCACACCGGCCCAAGGCCCGGTGCTGCAGGCGTTCCAGGTGGCCTCGCGCGACCGCCTGCAGGACGCGATCTACCAGTACCTGCAGCGCCTGCAGCAGCAGCTGCAGAGCGGCGCCATTGCGCCCGGCCGCGATGGTCGCCTCTCCGTGTTCGTGTTGGGCCGCTACAACGCAGACCGCGCCTACCTGCCCGCCCACTGGGCGCAGCGCTTCGGCGCGCAGCTGGAGCTCAGCTTCCTCAC is from Stenotrophomonas bentonitica and encodes:
- a CDS encoding UvrD-helicase domain-containing protein, whose product is MTHDWSPSPWGRRLSRSPDWRLRRVDDRFELTVDGQVYSLAVSASNAWRVQRGPVWSSLSIATEDGDLRLGGLAAAPARELEALWAASAHAHQQDQQLGDANDALARIRDWLDQVDHAQELADAQQRWFTLEQQQTLLDARPRLTLDGDALWAIFDDPTLRPQLHGVPAAIEDDLQRWTEDWEAQWASRNEAHLQQERDAVAPLLAQVERRPLSEEQTRAVLSFESRMLLVAAAGSGKTSTMVAKAAYAVQRGLMAPDQIVMLAFNKEAATELQQRTAAAFERLGLPTGEVNACTFHALGRQIIGKVTGRMPEVPSWAVDAAQGFDQLADIIDRLKDRSLHFRTQWDMFRLVFARDLPPQGEATPADGWDSDGNRYVRTLRGERVGNIEECVIADWLFYNGVDYTYEPHPVLDTGTDTWQPGCADFFYPGTTLYHVHHADGSGDSTPLHARSRDAVQLRTTATQLRNGDLFNALSEALTAHGLELDPNPDRELPAEGAKPMPDSDLIGLLRTFISHAKSNGLAPADLAERLRELPEDRFKHRYRLLLELATPILHAWDDALAAENAIDFEDMLNQAAEYLEQGRYQAPYLLVMADEFQDASRARARLCKALVQAPGRHLFAVGDDWQSINRFAGADVSVMTGFTETFGPSQVLQLSQTFRCPQALCDASSRFISKNPAQIAKQVRSATPAQGPVLQAFQVASRDRLQDAIYQYLQRLQQQLQSGAIAPGRDGRLSVFVLGRYNADRAYLPAHWAQRFGAQLELSFLTAHRAKGAEADIVILPSMLERSFPSARADDPVLGLAMPHADTFPLSEERRLFYVALTRARRSVAMFTVQGKRSPFLNELVHDGAVEITATTGEPIREQACPVCEGGVIVQRSGPYGEFASCSSFPRCQYKPRQAAPVTALR